Genomic window (Streptomyces yatensis):
GAGCCGGGTCACCTCACGGCCCGATGTGCGGTGACCTTCCCCGCTGCGATCTTTCGGGGACGAACGGGCCAGACGAGCCCAACAAAACACCCGACCGCACATGCACCTGCCTCCGCGGCGAACCCTCAGCCCGCCCCCGACGAATCCGCAACGCCTGGCGAGCCGGCCACACGCCCGTCACCGGAGTCTCCCGGCGTCTGCACCTCACCGCCTACGCCTCTGCGGTCTTGATCACCCGTCATGTCATCGGTCTCAGCTGTCACATTTGGGTCATTGAACCCATCCCAGCCAGCCGGGTTGTTCATGTCCAACAGCCGCTCGCGGCGGCGCGGCCCGAAGGGCACATCAGCCCAGCCCCCAGCGTCATCTCACGCGCGGTACGCTCACGCGGCCCACGGCCGGCGACGGCGTCCGCGAGGGTCGTAGCCAGGTCTCCGTTATACGTAACGTGCGGAAATGACGAGAGGCGAGCGGCTCGCGGAGCAGTTGGACTGGCACTGGCGCACGAACCTGCGGCCACGGCTGGACGGTCTTGCCGATGAGGAGTACTTCTGGGAGCCGGTGCGCGGCTGCTGGAGCCTCCGCCCACGTGGCACGTCGGCCGCACCGATGTCGGGAGGTTCGGGAGAGTGGACGATGGACTTCGCGTCCCCTGTCCCGGTGCCGGCGCCGGTGACCACGATTGCCTGGCAGCTGGCGCACATCATCGTCTCCTGCCTGGGCTATCGGGTCGGATGGTACTTCGGCGGCCAGGACGGAGCCGTACCGCGCCGAATGTGACTTTCCGGTAGCCGGCGATCGAGATTCGGAAACCTACGTGGACTCCGTGACACTCCGTGGCTGCGAGCTCCAGTGAAGCTGCGCCTCTTGAAGTAGCTGGTCAGGGTGGTGGCCTGAGGTTCGTTCGGGGAGGTCATGCCGGTGTTGGGCGGAGGTCGCGGGTGTAGATCATCTATCAGCCTCGGCCCGTACGCGGCGGGAGGGAGTGAAGGCGTAGACGTCGAGGATGCCCGGTGGTTCGCTGATGCCCGGCCCGCCGGTGGCGATCCACGCGGTGATGTCGCCGATGGCGTCAGATCCGTTGCCCAGGCCGAGCCAGACGGGCCGCCCACCTGCTTTCCGGCCGGCGACGGAGGGCTGCACCACGATGACGTTGGCACGCTCGCACGCGTCGAGGCAGTTCGTGACCCGTACGGTCGCGGCGCCGTCCAGGGCGCTGCGCAGTTCGCGGAGTTGGGCGGCGTGGTCGAGACCGGGAACCTTGGCCTCGGTGCCGCAGCAGCAGCCGCGGCAGACGGTGACCGTGGTCCGTGCTGCTCCTGCCCGGGATGCCGGGGCGGGCGCAGTGCGGCGGGAGCGTTTGCTCATACGGCACCTCCTCGGAGGGTGCTCTTCCAGGCGGCTTCGCGGAGCAGGCGCAGGCCGTTGAGGCCGACGATGACGGTGGAGCCTTCGTGGCCGGCGACGCCGAGCGGCAGTCGGAGGGTGGCGATCAGGTCCCAGGCCACCAGGAGAGTGATGAAGATCCCGGCGATGACCAGGTTCTGCGCGACCAGGCGGCGGGCCTTGCGGGAGAGGGCCACGACCGCGGGGATCGTGGCGAGTTCGTCGCGGACGACGACGGCGTCGGCCGTCTCCAGCGCGAGGTCGGATCCGGCCTTCCCCATGGCGATGCCCATGTGCGCGGCAGCGAGAGCCGGGGCGTCGTTGACGCCGTCGCCGACGACCAGGACCTTGCGGCCTTCGGCCTCCCACTCCTTGACCGCTGTCACTTTGCCTTGCGGCAGGAGTCCGGCGCGGACGTCGGTGATGCCGACCTCGGCGGCCAGGTGGCCGGCGGCGCGTTCGTTGTCGCCGGTCAGCAGGACCGGGGTGCGGCCGGTGAGTTTGGTGAGCGCGGCCACGGTGGCCCTGGCGTCGGGGCGGAGTCGGTCGGCGATGCCCAGGACCCCGACCGGTGCTCCGTCGCGGAGGACGAGGACCGCGGTGCGGCCGTCGTCTTCGAGGGCTCCCACCACGGCGTCTGCTTGCGGGCCGCCGGTGTGGACGAGGCGGCCCGGAGCGCCGATCTGGACGGTCCGCCCGTCGATGACGGCGCTTACGCCCTGGCCGGTTGCGGAGGCGAAGTCGACCGCATCGGCGAGGTCGAGGCCGCGTTCTCGGGCGGCGTCGACAACGGCACGGGCGAGGGGATGCTCGCTGGGGTGCTCCGCCGCGGCCGCGAGCGACAGCAGCTCGTCCTCGTCCAGTCCGGTGCCGGGCAGGGGGCGGATGTCGGTGACCCGGGGGGTGCCTTCGGTGAGGGTGCCGGTCTTGTCGAGGGCGACGGCGTCGACCTGGCCCAGGCGCTCCATCACGACGGCGGACTTTGCCAGCACGCCGTGGCGTCCGGCGTTGGCGATGGCGGACAGCAGCGGCGGCATCGTGGACAGCACCACCGCGCATGGTGAAGCGACGATCATGAAGGTCATCGCCCGGAGGAGGGCGGGCTGGAGGGCCGAGCCGAAGGGGAGCGGGATCGCGAAGACGGCGAGGGTCGCGATGACCATGCCGATCGAGTACCGCTGCTCGATCTTCTCGATGAACAGCTGAGTGGGGGCCTTGGTCTCGGAGGCTTCCTCGACCATCTTCACGATCCGGGCGATCACCGAGTCCACCGGATCCCGTTCGACCCGCACGCGCAGGGCGCCGGTGCCGTTCACCGTGCCGGCGAACACCGCGTCCCCTGTCTGCTTGGCCACGGGCAGGGGCTCGCCGGTGATGGTGGCCTGGTCGACGTCGCTGGCGCCTTCCAGGACCTGCCCGTCGGCGCCGATCCGTTCGCCGGGCCGCACCAGGACCGTGTCTCCGATCTTCAGGTCCCCGGCGGGGACCGTCTCCCCCGTGCCGTCGGCCAAGAGGCGGGTCGCGGTGGAGGGGGCGAGGGCGAGCAGGCCGCGGACCGAGTCCGCGGTGCGGGCGGTCGCGACGGCTTCCAGGGCGCCGGAGGTCGCGAAGATGACGATCAGCAGTGCGCCGTCCAGGATCTGACCGATCGCGGCGGCGCCGAGGGCGGCCACCACCATCAGCAGATCCACGTCCAAAGTCTTGTCCTTGACGGCCTTCAAGCCCTCCCATCCCGGCTCCCATCCGCCTGTGATGTAGGTGGCGGTGAACAGCGACCCCCACAGCCACGCCGGGGCATCGAGCAGGTAGAGCGGGAGTGCGGCCAGGAACAGGACCAGCGCGGCGAGCGCCCACCGGGCCTCCGGCAGCGCCAGCAGCCGGGTGCGCCGCCCGGACGGGGCCGGGCGCGGCCCCGGGACAGCCCGCATGGGCCTCTGATCCAGGACAGAAGACATGACAAAGAACCCTTCACGGGCGGGCGGGGCTACACTTTCACCATACAGGAACATCTGAACAGGTCTTCATATGTTGCCGGTATGATGTCCCCCATGGGCCACGGAACCGACACCGCCAGCAGCGCCACCACCCGCGAGCGCCTCGACGCGGTCGGCACCACCGACGTGGCCTCCACCCTCCAGGCCCTCGCCACCCCTTCACGCCTCTACATCCTGGCCCGCCTCCAGGAAGGACCCTGCTCGGTGAGCGACCTCGCCGACGCGGTCGGCATGGAAGCCTCCGCCTGCTCCCACCAGCTGCGCCTGCTGCGCAACCTCGGGCTGGTCACCGGCGAACGACACGGCCGCTCGATCGTGTACGCCCTCTACGACAACCACGTCGCCGAACTCCTCGACCAGGCCCTCTACCACGTCGAGCACCTGCGCCTCGGGGTCCGCGACAGCCCGGCCGCCGCGCCCGAATCCGTCACCGCCGACTGAGACGAACAGGCCGCGGCTCTCGGGGCAGCCGTAACGGCAAAACACCGAGCGGCGACACCGGACGGTGCCGCCGCTCACGCACCGGTGACCGTCTACAGGCCGAAGGCGCCGCCCTCGACAAGGATGAGCAGGCCGATACCGCTCAGGACCAATGAGCGCAGGACGTGTCCCCAGCGGCTGAGGGCCCTGGCGATGACGGGCCGCGTGGCGAAGTACCGCCCGGCCACGATCCACACCGCGAGCGGGATGCGCCGCGCTGGCGGTATGCCGGGTGCTATCGAGTTGCCGGGGTGGTGCGGCCCCGTAGCGCCAGGGCGAGGAGGGGGCCGATGGCCAGGAAGGCTGCCAGGACGGCGAAGCCGTAGGTGAGGGCGGTGGTGGCGGCGACGGCGGCCACCAGCAGGGGGCCTCCGGCGTCGCCGAGTTCGCGGCCGAGTTCCGCCGATCCCATCGTCTGGCCCATCCGTTCCTCGGGGGTGCTGGTGGCGAGGGCGGTGAAGCCGAGCGGGGTGATCAGCCCGGTGCCCACACCGATGAGGACCGCCGCGGCGAGTACGCCGGTCACGCCGGGCAGCATCGCGCAGAGCAGGCCGACCGCGGTGATCGCGAGGCCGGCCGCGAGACCCGTACGGGTGGTGAGGCGCCCGGAGTCCAGGGCGCTCCCGGCGTACGGCTGCACGACGGCGGCGCAGGCGGCCAGGGCGGAGACGGCCGCGCCGGTGGCCACCGTGCCGAGACCGGCCGCGGCTCCCGAGACGGGAAGGAACCCGACACCGACCGACAGAGCGGCGGCGGCGCCGACCAGGGCCGCAGTGGGGGCGAGGAAGGAGCGGTCGGTCAGCCGGCGGGCGAGGTCGGCGAGGGTCTGGCGCTCCTTGGGCAGCGGCGGAACGGCCGGGACGGCGAACGTGGCCCACAGCGCGACGGCCGCGGCGAGGACTGCCATGACGGTGAACAGCAGGCGCAGCCCGCCGGCCCAGACCAGGACGCCGCCGAGGAGCGGGCCGAGGGTGTAGCCGATGGACTTGTGGAAGCCGTAACTGCCGAGTTTGGCGGCCGGGTTGAGGCGGACGACGAGTGCGGAGGCGGAGGGGGAGAACGCGGATGCGGCGGCGCCCTGGCCGAGACGGGCGGCCCACAGCCAGCCGGGGCTGTCCGCGATCGCGTAGAGGGCGGAGGCGGCGGCGAAGGAGATCAGGCCGCCGAGGAGGACGGGCTTTGCGCCGATCTTGTCGGCCAGCGAACCGAAGAGGGGCTTGAGGACGACTTCGGCGCCGTCGTAGAGGGCGAGCAGACCGCCGAGGACGAGCAGGGAGGTGACGGCGTCGCCGGAGAAGCCGCCGAGGTTGGCGGCGATGCCGTGGGCGCCGAAGGCGGTGGTGAACCCGGCCGCGTACAGGGGCCACATGGACCGTCTCGGCGCAGGGGGCCGGCCGGTGCGGGATACCTCGCTCATGCCTGGTCCCCCTGGCTGCGGTGCAGGGCGGTGAAGACGCGTTCGGCGTAGTCCTCGCAGACCGCCGTGCACTGCTTGAGGCGTTCGGCGGCCTGGGGAGCCTCGGGTGCGCCGAAAACATCGCGGGCCGTGAGGTCGCGGTGCCAGCGTCGCAGGCGGTCCAGGCTCTGCTCCTCTTCCTCCAGTTCGGCGAGGGTGAATCTGGCGTTACGGATCTCCTTGGCGATCTCCTGCTCGAACTTCCCGCAGTCGGCAAGGAACTCGGCCCAGCCGGCGCTGCGGGCAGCCGTGAACATCGCCTCGAAACCTGCTGCGTCCTCGGGTGAGCGTCCGGCCGCGTGCAGGGTCACGGCCTGACCGCCTGCCGCCTGCCGCCTGCCGCCTGCCGCCTGCCGCCTGCCGCCTGCCGCCTGCCGCCTGCCGCCTGCCGCCTGCCGCCTGCCGCCTGCCGCCTGCCGCCTGCCGCCTGCCGCCTGCCGCCTGCCGCCTGCCGCCTGCCGCCAACAATAGGGGGTGGGGGTATGGTCGAGGGTGGTTATCGGCCCGCGGCTCGAGGGCGTCTGGTGAGGGAGAGGCTGTGATGGGCACCGTGTACGCGCGCAGGCGGGCTGTTGCCCGGTTGCTGGCCGTGTGCGCGGTGCTGTTCGGCCTGTTCCTCATGCACGGTGCTCCGGCCACGGCCGCCAGTGGTTGTCACGATGCGATGCCCGTGTCCACCTCCGTGGAGCACGTCGGGCAGGCCGACAGCGGCCGTCATGGCGTTACCTCGATGTCCCCGGCCGCCACCAGCCATGCGCCGCCTCATGCCGTGCCGCAGACGGGATCCGGCGGGCACGGTGCCCAGTGTGTGGCGACCCCCGCGCGTGAGCGGCTGCTGCTGGCACCGGTGTGGGCTCTGGCGGCTGTGGCCGTCGCGGTGTCGTCCCTGGAGGTGCTGGCCGGGCGTGGGTTGGCAGCCCGGGAAGCCGGCCGACGTGGCCCACCCGGTGGCGGGCGGGAGCTGCTGCTGAGAGTCTGCATCGCGCGGAGGTGACAGGACCTCGCTCGAGCCCGGATTGGCGCGGGCTTCGGGCCACGTGTCCTGATCACCCGCGCGCCCGTACGGCGCGCACACCCCGAAAGCACTGTGTGATGTCGTTCACCTCTCGTCTCTTCTCTCGCCGTCGTGCCCTGTCCGCAGCGGGTACGGCCGTCGTCCTGGCGACGACGCTGGCGGCCTGCGGATCGTCGAAGGACTCCGACTCGTCCATGTCCGGCATGGACCACGGTTCCAAGCCCTCCGCCTCGGCCTCCGCGGCCGGTAAGGACCGTGATCACGGTTCCATGCCGGGTATGGACCACGGCAGCATGGGCGACGGTCTGGCCGACGCCAAGGACGGCTACAAGCTGACCTCCACCACCACGAAGCTCCCGGCGGGCAAGGAGGCCGCATACAGGTTCCGGATCACCGGTGAGGACGGCAAGCCGGTCACCGGCTTCGCTGTGGACCAGACGAAGCGGATGCACTTCTACGCCATCCGCTCGGACCTGACCGGCTTCCAGCACCTGCACCCCACCATGGACGACAACGGCACCTGGACCGCCGACCTCGCGGCTTTGAAGCCGGGGAAGTGGCGCGTGTACGCCTCCTTCACCCCGGACAGCGGCCCTGGCAAGGGCAAGGACTTCGTCCTCAGCCGCACCGTCACCGCTCCCGGCGACGCGCGGCGCGCCCCGCTGCCCGCCGCAGCAGGCAGCGCCGACGTCGACGGCTACACGGTCACCGTCAGGGGCGATCTCATGGCCGGCATGACCCACCCGATGACGGTCAGCGTCAGCAGGGACGGCAAGCCGGTCACCGACCTGCGGCCCTACTTGGAGACCTACGCTCACCTGACGGCCTTCCACGAGGGCGACCAGGCGTTCGCCCATCTCCACCCGCAGACCAAGGTGGAGAGCGACAAGGGCGGACCGGACCTGGCCTTCCAGGCCATGCTGCCCAAGTCCGGCAACTGGCGGCTGTTCCTGCAGTTCCAGACCGGCGGCACGCTGCACACCGCCGCGCTCACCCTGCGCGTCAGCTGATACGCCCCCGCTGGGGGCGGCACCGCGGTGCTGTCCCCCGGCGGACATTCACTGTTCCGTCGTGGTGGGCGAGCTGGTGGCCAGCATGGTGCGCATCCGGGTGATCTCGGCCGTCTGGGTGGTGACGATGTCGGCCGCCATCTTCTTGGCCGGGCCGTAGGCGCCGTGCTGTTGTTCGGTCCTGGCCATCATGTCCGGGCGTATCGACCGATCGCCTGATGAAGCCCTGGTTCAGCTCCTGACGCAGTGACGAGCACCGCGGCAGTGATGTCGCTGCCTCGACACCGAGGCCCGGCTGTATGCCTGGAGCGGCCAGCGCGACCACGTTGCCGGATCCCGGCACCATACATACTGGCGCTCCGGTTCCACGGTCATGCCGAAGTCGTCCAGAGTCGGCCGCCCCTCGGCCAGCCACCAGGCCCAGGCGGGCTCGAGCTCGTCGGCCGGACGCCGCGGCCGGCCCTGACACGCGCGGGCCTTCCCGCTGGGGAGTGTGGTGAGCGCGGCCCAGGAGACTGCGCCGTCGTGGATCCATACGTTAGCCGTCGTGGCGAACTGCAGGTGCCCATCGTCCTTCAGCGGGCGCAGGTCCCGTACGAAGGGCCGCTCGTCGTGGCGGGGCCATTCTCGAACGACCGTAGGGCGCACTCAGTGGCTGCTGAGCGGCTTGCCGTATTTCTGAGCCGTGGACAGGTTCGGGAGGCCGAGTGTGCGGGGCGAGAGGGCCGTCGAGCCGGCGGCCGAGCCGCTGCGGAAGAGCCATGCGGCGCCCAGGGAGGCGTTCTCTCCAGGGGATCCGACCGTGACATCCGGTACGCCGTCGGCGTTGCAGTCGCCCGAGGCGACCGCCGCGCCGAAGGCGTCGCCGGCCTCGGCGACGCCCGGGACACCGGGCGTGTCCTGGTTCCAGGAGACGGATGTGGCGGCGCCGCCTGCGTCGAGCAGGCCCTGAGCGCTGCCGGAGAGCAGCCAGGCGGCGCCCGCCCCCGCTTCGCTTCCGATGGCCTCACCAGGAGCACCCACGATCAGGTCGTCGCGACCGTCGCGGTTGACGTCGGCGACAGCGAGGGCGGCGCCGAAGCGGTCGCCGTCCTCGGCCACGCCCGGGACGCCCGCCGTGTCCTGGTTGAGAGTCTGGGCGCGGCTGCCGAACGAGCCGCTCGCGGGGCTTCCGTAGTGGAGGTGGATGCCGCCCCCCTTGGCGAGCTTTTCGGGGCCGCACGGGTCGTCGATGTTCTCGTCGGCGATCTCACGGCACTCGCCGAGGGCCAGGTCGTCGTGGCCGTCGCCGTCGAAGTCGCCGGCGGCCAGGGCGGTCACGCCGGCGTTGTCCGTGTTCCAGAAGTTGGCCATCTCGGACCGGTCGGCGTCCCACTTCCACAGCCGCACGTGAGACTGCGTGTTGGGGCTGCCCGCGGTCCAGTACGCCACGGCCAGGTCCGCCGTGCCGTCGCTGTCGAAGTCGCCGGTGGTCAGGACGGGGGCGCGGCCGCCCATAGGGGCGGCGACGACGGTGGTGATCATGCTGTCCTCACCCTGGATGACACGAGCGAGGACCTTGTCCGTGCCGCCGATCACGATCTCCTTGTTGTCGTCGCCCGTCAGCTCGGCTGCCGCGACCGATGTGCCGTACGCGGCCGACGGCGACGGCCCGGTCAGGACCGTCGCCCCCGGTCCCGGCCCGTCCGTCGAGCCGCCTATGGCGATGACCATGCCTGCGTCCGTACCGCGGTCGGTGACGTCCTCGCCGGGGACACCGGCGAGCAGTTCCGCGATGCCGTCGCCGTTGAGGTCCACCAGGGCCACGGATGCGCCGAAGCGGTCACCCGCCTCCGGGGCGCCGGGAACCTCGGGAGTGGCCTGGGTGACACGGATGCTCCCGTAGCCGCCGACACCCTTCGGGCCGCCCCAGACGACGTTCACATACCCGGCCTTGGCCTGGCCGCCGACGGTCCCGTCCGGGACGCCGACGGCGAGGTCCGCGTAGCCGTCGCCGTCGAAGTCGCTCGTGGCGCTACGGGGTGCGGCAGCGGTGACGCCGGACGGGAACACGAACCCGGCGGTGGCCACAGCGGCGGCTGCGATGGCGTACGTCAGGGTGCGGCAGCTGTGTGGCACGGAGGCTCCCACTCGGTCGACGGATGCGGGTCATCCGGTGTGACCACCGAAGGGCGGCGCTGGTTGCACGGAGTTCACCGGTGGTTGGCGCCGGGTTAACGGTAGGCGGACCTCGACCCGAGCGGACACGGACGGCCGACCGATGACGGCTGCCCACCAGGGCCGTCCGGGAGTCGGCATACGGGGCAGCTCGCACGCTGCCCGCACTCCAGGCAACGAGCCGGCGGCAGGGCGACCGTGCACATCGAATTGCCCCGCACGCCGAGCATGGTCTCCGCGACCACCGGATGCGGGGCGAGGTGAGGGCGCGCAGCAGTGGGTATCCACCGCGAAGTCGGCGCGACGACGGCCATACCAACCGCAGGCCTTCGACATAGCCAGCCAACCGCTCCGAATGGGCTGGCGGCAGACCGATGCCTGTAGCCCGGCGTGGCGGCCCGCCGCAGCGGCCCAGCGACGAATCATCATGACCGTCACCGTGGCCCGCCCTGCGGGGCCGAACGCTCCCCCGAGGTGTCACCCCAAAGTGGATACGCGGCAGCGATGCTCCAGCCGCCCTCGAGCACGTAGGCATATCAACCGGAGACCTCCCGCACCGACCTCCTGCTGCACGCCCTCGTGGCGTCCGGTTGCTCCAAAATTCGAACACACGATCTAATGCGAGACATGAGCCAGCACGAATTCCCCCTCGACCTCGTGGAGGCGCAGACCGCCTGGTACCGCACGTACTGGCAGCTCGCCGAATCCGGTCCGACGGCAAGCACTACGAGGAACCGCCAACGCCTGCAGGAGCTGTCGAGGCAGATCGCCGGACACCCGTACTGGTGTGGCCCCTCGGGCACACCGGCCGCGCGCATGGAGCTCAAGGAGCTCGCCCGGCGTGAGGTCAGGTGATGACAATCGCTGCCCCGAGCGGAGGCATGGTCCGTGCATCACCGCGGCGGCCGCCGACCACAGCCAGCCGCGAGGCCTCCTCACTCGCTCCAGCGGTCTGAAAACGACCGAGCACTCAGGGTGTCGGGGTGGTCAGGCCCCAGCACGCGTGCCGAGTCGACGGCGATCTCGGCGTACAGCCGTGCCGCCTCCGCATGCTCCCCGGCCTCTCCGAGTTCCCAGGCATGGAGATGGCGGCTGAGCAGGGTGTCGTAGTGGTCGGCTCCCAGCACACGCGCCCGGTCGGCAGCCAGCTCGGCATGCAGTCGCGCCGACTCCGCGTGATCCCCGGCCTCTCCGACGAAGCCGGCGTGCCGCCGGCGGGCGGCTAGGGCGTGGTGGTGGTCGGCTCCCAGGACACGTGCCCGGTCGGCCACGACCTCGGCCAGCAGACGTGCGGCCTCCGCGTGATCCCCCGCTTCCCCGAGGTTGGTGGCGTGCAGGAAGCGGGCACTCAGGGTGTCGGGGTGGTCAGGCCCCAGCACGCGTGCCCGGTCGGCGGCCAGCTCGGCGAACAACCGAGCCGCCTCCGCGTGCTCCCCCGCCGCTCCGAGCTCGCTGGCATGGTTGCCGCGGTTGCCCAGGGTGTCGGGGTGATCGGGACCCAGGACGCGTGCCGAGTCAGCTACGACCTCGGC
Coding sequences:
- a CDS encoding (2Fe-2S) ferredoxin domain-containing protein — translated: MSKRSRRTAPAPASRAGAARTTVTVCRGCCCGTEAKVPGLDHAAQLRELRSALDGAATVRVTNCLDACERANVIVVQPSVAGRKAGGRPVWLGLGNGSDAIGDITAWIATGGPGISEPPGILDVYAFTPSRRVRAEADR
- a CDS encoding ArsR/SmtB family transcription factor produces the protein MGHGTDTASSATTRERLDAVGTTDVASTLQALATPSRLYILARLQEGPCSVSDLADAVGMEASACSHQLRLLRNLGLVTGERHGRSIVYALYDNHVAELLDQALYHVEHLRLGVRDSPAAAPESVTAD
- a CDS encoding Chromate resistance protein ChrB, which produces MTTLDHTPTPYCWRQAAGGRRQAAGGRRQAAGGRRQAAGGRRQAAGGRRQAAGGRRQAAGGQAVTLHAAGRSPEDAAGFEAMFTAARSAGWAEFLADCGKFEQEIAKEIRNARFTLAELEEEEQSLDRLRRWHRDLTARDVFGAPEAPQAAERLKQCTAVCEDYAERVFTALHRSQGDQA
- a CDS encoding MFS transporter, which encodes MWPLYAAGFTTAFGAHGIAANLGGFSGDAVTSLLVLGGLLALYDGAEVVLKPLFGSLADKIGAKPVLLGGLISFAAASALYAIADSPGWLWAARLGQGAAASAFSPSASALVVRLNPAAKLGSYGFHKSIGYTLGPLLGGVLVWAGGLRLLFTVMAVLAAAVALWATFAVPAVPPLPKERQTLADLARRLTDRSFLAPTAALVGAAAALSVGVGFLPVSGAAAGLGTVATGAAVSALAACAAVVQPYAGSALDSGRLTTRTGLAAGLAITAVGLLCAMLPGVTGVLAAAVLIGVGTGLITPLGFTALATSTPEERMGQTMGSAELGRELGDAGGPLLVAAVAATTALTYGFAVLAAFLAIGPLLALALRGRTTPATR
- a CDS encoding heavy metal translocating P-type ATPase; this encodes MSSVLDQRPMRAVPGPRPAPSGRRTRLLALPEARWALAALVLFLAALPLYLLDAPAWLWGSLFTATYITGGWEPGWEGLKAVKDKTLDVDLLMVVAALGAAAIGQILDGALLIVIFATSGALEAVATARTADSVRGLLALAPSTATRLLADGTGETVPAGDLKIGDTVLVRPGERIGADGQVLEGASDVDQATITGEPLPVAKQTGDAVFAGTVNGTGALRVRVERDPVDSVIARIVKMVEEASETKAPTQLFIEKIEQRYSIGMVIATLAVFAIPLPFGSALQPALLRAMTFMIVASPCAVVLSTMPPLLSAIANAGRHGVLAKSAVVMERLGQVDAVALDKTGTLTEGTPRVTDIRPLPGTGLDEDELLSLAAAAEHPSEHPLARAVVDAARERGLDLADAVDFASATGQGVSAVIDGRTVQIGAPGRLVHTGGPQADAVVGALEDDGRTAVLVLRDGAPVGVLGIADRLRPDARATVAALTKLTGRTPVLLTGDNERAAGHLAAEVGITDVRAGLLPQGKVTAVKEWEAEGRKVLVVGDGVNDAPALAAAHMGIAMGKAGSDLALETADAVVVRDELATIPAVVALSRKARRLVAQNLVIAGIFITLLVAWDLIATLRLPLGVAGHEGSTVIVGLNGLRLLREAAWKSTLRGGAV
- a CDS encoding FG-GAP repeat protein, producing MPHSCRTLTYAIAAAAVATAGFVFPSGVTAAAPRSATSDFDGDGYADLAVGVPDGTVGGQAKAGYVNVVWGGPKGVGGYGSIRVTQATPEVPGAPEAGDRFGASVALVDLNGDGIAELLAGVPGEDVTDRGTDAGMVIAIGGSTDGPGPGATVLTGPSPSAAYGTSVAAAELTGDDNKEIVIGGTDKVLARVIQGEDSMITTVVAAPMGGRAPVLTTGDFDSDGTADLAVAYWTAGSPNTQSHVRLWKWDADRSEMANFWNTDNAGVTALAAGDFDGDGHDDLALGECREIADENIDDPCGPEKLAKGGGIHLHYGSPASGSFGSRAQTLNQDTAGVPGVAEDGDRFGAALAVADVNRDGRDDLIVGAPGEAIGSEAGAGAAWLLSGSAQGLLDAGGAATSVSWNQDTPGVPGVAEAGDAFGAAVASGDCNADGVPDVTVGSPGENASLGAAWLFRSGSAAGSTALSPRTLGLPNLSTAQKYGKPLSSH
- a CDS encoding DUF305 domain-containing protein, with the translated sequence MMARTEQQHGAYGPAKKMAADIVTTQTAEITRMRTMLATSSPTTTEQ